One window of the Niallia circulans genome contains the following:
- a CDS encoding NCS2 family permease produces MFKLKENNTTVKTELMAGFTTFLTMVYIVVVNPGILKEAGIPFDQVFLATIIAATIGTLWMALLANYPIAIAPGMGLNAYFAFSVVGNNNVDYTVALSAVFVAGIIFVILSLTSFREKLIQAIPDNLKHGITAGIGLFIAFIGLRQTGIIVANPENLVGLGDLQSPTVIIALIGLAITIVLFSLNIKGALFIGMIVTSIIAYFTGYLSFENGIMASPHLPEGLIISNPISAFGDVIQHGLYAVVFSFLLVTIFDTTGTMIGVAEQAGLIKNNKLPKARQALLADSLGTSVGAMFGTSPTTAFIESTSGVAAGGRTGLTGVTIAVLFIISAFFAPLVSSISGLSAITAPALIIVGSLMMGAISDVKWSEFDEAFPAFIVILSMPLTSSIATGIALGFISYPLLKLVKGKGKTVHPLVYVFAVLFLYQLVFLPH; encoded by the coding sequence ATGTTTAAGTTAAAGGAAAATAATACAACTGTGAAAACAGAGTTAATGGCTGGATTCACAACTTTTTTAACAATGGTTTACATAGTAGTAGTCAATCCAGGAATTTTAAAAGAAGCAGGAATTCCATTTGACCAAGTATTCCTAGCAACCATCATAGCAGCTACTATCGGGACGTTGTGGATGGCTTTGCTTGCAAATTATCCTATTGCTATTGCACCGGGTATGGGATTGAACGCATACTTTGCTTTTTCGGTTGTTGGAAATAATAACGTCGATTATACGGTAGCACTTTCTGCAGTATTTGTTGCCGGTATTATTTTTGTTATCTTGTCATTAACATCATTTAGAGAAAAATTAATTCAAGCTATTCCAGATAATTTGAAACATGGAATAACAGCTGGTATTGGTTTATTTATAGCATTTATCGGGTTGAGACAAACGGGAATTATTGTTGCCAATCCAGAAAATCTAGTTGGACTAGGTGATCTTCAGTCTCCCACTGTCATAATCGCCCTTATTGGTTTAGCTATTACGATTGTTCTGTTTAGTTTGAATATAAAAGGTGCGTTATTTATTGGGATGATTGTAACAAGCATTATCGCTTACTTTACTGGTTACTTATCCTTTGAAAATGGAATTATGGCAAGCCCGCATTTACCAGAGGGACTTATCATTAGCAATCCAATTTCAGCATTTGGCGATGTTATTCAACATGGATTGTACGCTGTCGTTTTCTCCTTTTTATTGGTAACGATTTTTGATACCACTGGTACGATGATTGGGGTGGCTGAGCAAGCTGGATTAATAAAAAACAATAAGCTGCCAAAAGCAAGGCAGGCACTTCTTGCTGATTCACTTGGAACATCTGTTGGCGCAATGTTTGGGACAAGTCCAACCACTGCTTTTATTGAATCGACATCAGGTGTTGCAGCAGGTGGCCGTACTGGTTTAACTGGTGTTACAATTGCTGTTTTATTTATTATTTCTGCCTTTTTTGCTCCGTTAGTGAGCAGCATTTCTGGTTTATCTGCTATTACAGCTCCTGCTCTAATAATTGTAGGAAGCTTGATGATGGGGGCAATAAGTGATGTGAAATGGTCAGAGTTTGATGAAGCATTCCCAGCATTTATAGTCATCCTAAGCATGCCGCTTACATCAAGCATTGCAACAGGAATTGCCCTTGGATTTATCTCCTATCCATTATTAAAGCTAGTAAAAGGAAAAGGAAAAACGGTTCATCCACTCGTTTACGTATTTGCCGTATTATTCCTTTATCAATTAGTGTTCTTACCACATTAA